In Triticum aestivum cultivar Chinese Spring chromosome 5B, IWGSC CS RefSeq v2.1, whole genome shotgun sequence, the following proteins share a genomic window:
- the LOC123111385 gene encoding putative pentatricopeptide repeat-containing protein At1g77010, mitochondrial: protein MAVAVDVRGSIQLLRTCGAVAGQQLHQVLLKSGHVPSSLPPSNSVLLMYARFSPTHRRDALRLFDEMPGRNCFSYNSLVTAHLNSRDHAEALSLFRSMPERNNFSWNAVITGMVSAGDLDTARSLLDEMPVKDAVAVNAVMHRYVRCGRVDEAFALFREIGSARGGAADSSPCNDLFVLATVVGACADRMKYNFGRQVHSRMVTAKIELDSVLSCALVDMYCKCGDVDSARRVFDGLAQIDEFSVSALVYGYASRGQLNKALHIFDRVENLNILLWNSLISGCAFACLGDDAFALFVRMMRSDVLPDSSTYASVLNVCGFSGMLKSGQQIHGCGLKSGTVNDMIAASALIDFYSKCTLWEDACRAFSELRFHDTVVLNSMITVYSNCGRIEEAKRVFSMITSKSVISWNSLVVGLSQNGHAIDAMELFCKMHRLGVRLDKVAIASALSASSNICSISFGEQIFSLATVLGLQSDHVVASSVIDLYCKCGNLANGCKIFDGIYKPDEVMWNSMLIGYASNGHGRKALELLELMRVSGERPTERTFVGVLSACCHSGLVEEGLTWFKKMQEDFCLIPSAEHYACVTDLLVRAGRLDEAVEFIENMPFKADTVSWTTVVGGCRAQGNEALIKKMSKRLKQMEESGSPHSSLYVQLSSVLAAKGDWAKSAEMRGMMRERRIAKNPGCSWIDS from the coding sequence ATGGCCGTCGCCGTCGACGTCCGCGGCTCCATCCAGCTCCTCCGCACCTGCGGCGCCGTGGCCGGCCAGCAGCTGCACCAGGTCCTCCTCAAGTCCGGCCACGTCCCGTCCTCCCTCCCGCCCTCCAACTCGGTCCTCCTCATGTACGCCCGTTTCTCTCCGACCCACCGCCGCGACGCACTGCGATTGTTCGACGAAATGCCCGGCAGGAACTGCTTCTCCTACAACTCCCTCGTCACCGCCCACCTCAACTCCCGGGACCACGCCGAGGCGCTCAGTCTCTTCCGCTCCATGCCGGAAAGGAACAACTTTTCGTGGAACGCAGTGATCACAGGCATGGTCTCTGCAGGGGATTTGGACACCGCCCGCAGTCTGCTGGACGAGATGCCCGTCAAGGATGCTGTGGCTGTCAACGCTGTTATGCATAGGTATGTCCGGTGCGGCCGTGTGGATGAGGCGTTTGCTTTGTTCAGAGAGATTGGTTCGGCACGCGGTGGTGCAGCGGACTCCTCGCCGTGCAATGATCTTTTTGTGCTTGCTACGGTTGTTGGTGCTTGTGCTGACCGGATGAAGTACAATTTTGGGAGACAAGTGCATAGTCGAATGGTGACTGCCAAGATTGAACTGGATTCGGTTTTGAGTTGCGCATTGGTGGACATGTACTGCAAGTGTGGGGATGTGGACTCTGCTCGGCGTGTCTTTGATGGTTTAGCACAGATTGACGAGTTCTCTGTTTCTGCCCTGGTCTATGGCTATGCTTCCCGTGGACAGCTAAACAAGGCGTTACATATTTTTGATAGGGTGGAGAACCTCAACATTCTTTTGTGGAATTCTCTCATCAGTGGCTGTGCATTTGCCTGCCTTGGAGATGATGCTTTTGCTCTTTTTGTAAGGATGATGCGGTCAGATGTGTTGCCTGATTCTTCAACGTATGCCAGCGTTCTGAATGTTTGTGGTTTTTCAGGAATGCTCAAGTCTGGGCAGCAGATACATGGGTGTGGTCTAAAGAGTGGGACTGTCAATGACATGATAGCAGCAAGCGCTCTCATTGACTTCTACTCAAAATGCACCCTCTGGGAGGATGCTTGTCGAGCTTTCAGTGAGCTTAGGTTTCACGATACTGTGGTGCTCAATTCAATGATCACCGTGTACTCAAACTGTGGGCGGATAGAAGAGGCGAAAAGAGTTTTTTCGATGATCACTAGCAAGAGTGTCATATCATGGAACTCTTTGGTTGTTGGGTTGAGCCAGAATGGAcatgcaattgatgccatggagctgTTCTGCAAGATGCATCGCCTTGGCGTGCGGCTCGACAAGGTTGCTATAGCTAGTGCTCTGAGTGCATCAAGTAATATTTGCTCCATAAGTTTTGGGGAGCAGATTTTTTCTCTTGCTACTGTTCTTGGCTTGCAGTCTGACCATGTTGTAGCCTCTTCAGTCATCGATCTGTATTGCAAATGTGGCAACTTGGCCAATGGTTGCAAAATTTTCGATGGAATATACAAGCCCGACGAAGTCATGTGGAACTCAATGCTAATTGGTTATGCTTCCAACGGGCATGGACGCAAGGCACTAGAACTCTTGGAGCTGATGAGAGTTAGCGGTGAAAGACCAACCGAACGGACATTTGTTGGTGTCCTTTCCGCGTGCTGCCACTCTGGACTTGTGGAAGAAGGACTGACATGGTTTAAGAAAATGCAGGAGGATTTCTGTCTGATTCCATCAGCTGAGCATTATGCATGTGTGACTGACCTGTTAGTCCGGGCAGGTCGGCTAGATGAAGCAGTTGAGTTCATCGAGAATATGCCCTTTAAAGCCGATACAGTAAGTTGGACTACAGTTGTTGGTGGTTGCAGAGCTCAGGGCAATGAGGCTCTGATCAAGAAGATGTCAAAGAGACTGAAGCAGATGGAGGAATCAGGATCACCACATTCCAGTCTGTATGTGCAGCTGTCCAGCGTGCTCGCTGCTAAAGGGGATTGGGCCAAATCAGCTGAAATGAGGGGTATGATGCGTGAGAGAAGAATTGCGAAAAATCCTGGTTGCAGTTGGATTGACAGTTAG